The region GAGCCGAAGGATTACGAGGTACACGGATTCCTGGCAAAGGAATACTACGGTCTGCGGTTTAGTCCGGCTGTGGCAGCTGCTGTAAAGGAGAACCGTAAAAACCCCAAGCGTGTGAGACGCCAGGTCAGGAAGGAACTTCGGGAGTCAGGCATGGGAACGAAATCCCAGCAGGCCCTGAAATTGCAGCAGGAGCAGATAAAGACTGGCAGGAAGGCGGTAAGCAAAGAGAATAAGGAAGCAAAAGCCATACGCCAGTTTGAACTGAAGCAGCAAAAAAGGAAAGAAAAGCACAGGGGCAGGTAACGCTGCCTCTGTGTTTTTGAAAACATGAAAGTGAGGGCCGCCATCCATGAAAATAGACCGTCTCATCGGAATCCTGTCCATCCTTCTCCAGCGGGAAAAGGTAACCGCCCCCTATCTGGCGGAAAAGTTTGAGGTATCCCGCAGGACCATCAACCGGGATATAGAGGATATCTGCAAGGCCGGAATTCCTCTTGTCACCAGCAGGGGACCCGGAGGCGGAATTTCCATTATGGAGGGATACCGCATGGACCGCACCCTGATTACATCCGGGGAAATGGAGGCAATCCTGGCAGGGCTCAGAAGTCTTGACAGCGTATCGGGTTCCGCCA is a window of Enterocloster clostridioformis DNA encoding:
- a CDS encoding YjdF family protein is translated as MDKVSVVLRVFFEDPFWIGVLERVEGGRMTVCKITFGPEPKDYEVHGFLAKEYYGLRFSPAVAAAVKENRKNPKRVRRQVRKELRESGMGTKSQQALKLQQEQIKTGRKAVSKENKEAKAIRQFELKQQKRKEKHRGR